TGCGTGTTTGCTTCCCTTCCAGGCCTGGGGCTAGAGATCAAACAGCATGGAGCCCCCCTGAGCCAATAGGATAGACTTCAGCCTCTCCGGCTGCTGCAGCTGGAATCCATGGGAGTGACACCAGAGAAGGGGCAGTTTCTCCGGAGCCTTGGCCAAGGGCCGTGCAAGcacagagggcagccatgatggGGACAGCAGGGGACTTAGACTGCAAGCAGGGTGAAACTGACACCCTCCAATTCACCGGGATGGCGCTGACCTACTAAGCATCCAAAAGCGAGGCCTTGGAGTTGGGGCGTCATCATTCAGTATTTCCCTACCCCCTTAGGACCCCCAAACCAGTGCTCACTGAGATCCCCCAGATCAGACTGCCCGGGGTGCGCTCCAGGCAGTGAGAAGCAACTGAGGCTTCCCACAGACGCCCCCTAACCAACCGATCAGCCGGCACATGCTACACGTGGCAGCCAGTACTTGGGCTGACCGCCATTAGTGGATGACAATAAAGTCCAGCGTACACTTCCCTGGATGTCAGCCCACATCACAGCAGAAGAAACCACCACAAGACTCACAAGAAAGGGGGAGGTGAGGCTCAGGCTCTGGGAAAGGAACCTGGTTCCGGGGCTGCCAGGTCGGAGAGCAGGCTGTGCCAGTGTTTTCcatcttcccccttctccttggCATATATTAATTGTACAGGACAATGGGCTTCATTATGGCTTTGTTATACCCATGTAGCAAATGCTTTGGTCACAGTCATGGGTCCTGACTAGGGAAACACACCCAGTGCACTTGGGGGTGGATTTTAGGGTTTGGGGGTTATTTGTCTTCTGGACTCCATTCCTGTAGtcctattttataatttctaagaaagcttcttcttttttttttttcttttcttgtttttggggaggtggggtgggggtggggtggatacAGCATCTCTCTAtgtgccttggctggcctggaactcacaatcccCCTCAAAGCTGCTTATAAATGCAATGCCCAGGTGACTACCATACCTTAGCTCCACTGTAAGATACAAATAAACGGTTACAATGTATAGAAGATTCTAGTTAATTGAGCTGTGTGGATTTACAGAGCCAGAACTTAGACACCTGTCCATACTTCCTAGCTAGCCAGATTACACATATGTTGAATATTTCAATTCAACtattttggaagagaaaaaaaaacaacacacttCTCTACTTATTTCTACCGATCTCAGGTTTACTCACAAGCCACAGACACATAAAGGACGTTGGTTaggaaaaagcaagcagaaagGCTCACAGCTCCAACAGCTCTGCCAAATTCTAGCAATCTCTCCATCACAAAGAAAAAGCAGGACTATCTTCCCCATGAACATCATGCTTCCTCACCCTGCCCTGGACCAACTCTCATCTCaggcttttctctctcccagaatGCAACTCTGCAGTAGGCTCCCGACTCCAtctcaggcttctctctctcccaggagtGAAAAGCAGAGCAGAGGTATCATCCATCTTCAGCCTCACAAACAGCAGCAAGGAGAGTGAGTCTCCTGGTAGCAAACAGAGTACAGAAGTAAGGGAATCTGAGTCCATACCTGCACCACAGGGTGTCCTCCGGTTGGGGCTTTGACAGCGCCACGGCTGCCCTCTGTCTCATAGTGGGCCCGGTGATGGGGCTTGGGCTGGACCTCGATCCGCAGCTCATAGGAGCCCGACTGATTGGAGAGTGGCCACTCGAGTGGTGGAAGGGATGCCGTCACAGGGATGCTGTGGGAAGAGAAGGCCTGGTCGTGAGGACATAAAACCACATCGGACTGTCTTTACACTAAATGTAAATGGCCCCTTTTTTGTAAATTGTACCCAGGGATAAGAGAATGAAATGCTTAGTGTTGAGGGAGTACAAATTGCCCGGACACGGCAGGGGAGCTCTTCCCACGGCAGAGGACCTCCCCCGTGCCCTCATCTCCATCCTGATGCAGGCAGTGCAGCTGTTCATGGGGGGGAAGCTGATTCATGATGTGTTGGTTCCTCCATGTTTCCGGCGGCTGTGATGGCTTCTCCCCTAAAACGCTGTGAAGGACCCAACCTTGACCTCTCAAAGCGTCCCCTGCCAGAACTTTTCCTTTTCCACGGGGCAGAGGTGAGTGTAGGAAAGCTTCAGCGGCAGCTGGGAGTATGTCACTACCTCCCTGGGGACGTAAGTACGGCACCCTCTCCTACAGTCAGACGGCAAAGAGGCCAGGTGATATCTGAGAGGCCTTCTCTGTCTGATTGTCTTGATCAGCAGTGCGTTTGGGGGTGAGCTCAGGTCCACTCATAATCTCTACCTGATAGTCCACTGAGGGATGGGTCCTAGAagcacagggggagggggaatctaGCTCAGGTATGGATGAACCAAACTATGTGAACCTCATGAGAGGTGTGAAGGGAACATCAGCACCATGACTAGAGTCCTATACCCAAGTGCAAGTCCTTGCTCTAACACCTACTCTCCTGCGGTTTTGAGCAGATGCTTGCAACTCTCAAGGTCCAGTTTCCTCAACTGTGAAGTGGGCATACTGAAATCCTATGAGGAGCTTAGCATCAGGTAATCAATAACCAATAGCACTAATGGTTTTACTTGgaagaaaaacacacactcacacacacaccacagacatacatacacaccacatgtacatgggcacacatatacacataccactcacacacatatacacacatgtgcatgtacacacatactacatacatgtgccagaacacacataaacatgggACATACATATACCCATACCACATACATTCTTATGCATACAGGTACatgcttacatacacatacatggacacccatatcacatgcatgtgcaaggacatatacatataacacagaaacatatacatacatgtacacgcactcatatacaccacacatacatatacatgttcatatacatacacataccacacacatacacatgtatacatataccacatgtacatggcacaaatatatacatatcacacatacatatacaatacatgtacatgtgcatacacatgtacaaggacatatacatacacaccacacacatacattcatgcacacatacatatacacatacacatatatctgtgcacatacatacactacagcatacatgcacatatacatacccacataccacacacatacacacactcacactcacacatcatTTTCTATGGACTCTTTGACTTGGCTATGGTGTCAGATGCAGAGACCAAACTTTGAGGGAAGGTTTTAAGTTTCAACACGAAGAGTTCAACTTTAGAGTCTGAACACTTCCCTGTACATACAACAGCAGCTCAACATGGGTTAGAATTAAATCATTATAGAGTCAGCCAAGGTTGTGAAAGAGTGCCCAGTACCTTTCTTTTGTGCctcagaaaacataaaacattacCTAAGATCACAGGGTGAGACACAGGCTGGGATCCACCTCTAGTCCCTTGACTCCAAATCTAGGACACACACTCATCTCTGTACTGATTTTGTCTAACCAATTTATTCTTAAATAGATCTGAGAAAAATCTCACCATGGAATGACTTTGAGCCTGACATTGGTAGATGaaatagaaggatggatggatggatggatggatggatggatgaatggatatatggatgggtagatggacagatatgtggatggatgaatggatagatgggtagatatgtggatggataggtgggtgggtggatagattaTGTGGATGGATAAGTGGATAAATGGAGTGGATGTATCAGATATGGGTCACATATGGATAGGATaggcaggtagatgaatggatgaataggtGGATGGGCAGATACACAGTTTTCTTTCATAGAATTTTATATTCAAAGTTTCTCTGAggtggcacatgcatgtgttcCCATGGCACCTCCTGGTTTTCGCATATGGCCGAAACCATCCATACTCGAGCATTTCCCCATTCCATGCAGCCGTGAGGTGCTAACATGCTCAGCCAGGCTGTGCCAACTCAATTCCACGCCATGTTTTATTGGGTAAGCATGCTTCCATCTGCTAAAGAAGTACTGTGTGGGCCACACAGAGTGACGGTGATTGTCCGGGCCTCCCGTGCTTCGTCTGACAGGtagggcagagaggagaggtagCATAGGTCTCCCTCACTCACCTTTCTCCTCAGCAtccaaatgaagatttttaaaaacgcCAAATAACCAACCCAGGTTCACACAAGGAAGAGGCTAGATGCCACACAGAGTCCTGCGGGCACATGGCAGGGCCTTGGACATAGGTGGTCATTAATGTCACTGTTGTCTCTCTACCATGAGCTCAATCTCCTGGCATAAGGCCTGTCAGCAAAGAAGTCCTTCCTATAGGTCCCCTGGGGAAGCAAGCTCTAGAGAGAGTTCATCTCAACTGTCAGCTTGAGCtctggaatcacctgggagacaggccACTAGGTGTGTCTGGATGATCTTGATGAGATTAATTAAGGTGGAAATAGTCGCCCACTGTGAGaggcaccatcccctaggctgggatcctggactgtataaaaatgTCTATGCTTCCTAACTGAagacatcagctcctgcctctgatgTTCCGGCAACAGTGGACTGTACATTGGATCTGTGAACCAGAATAGAGTCTTGCTTCTTCATTTGTATCTGCCGGGGTGTTTTAGTGTAGCAACAGGGAAGGGAACTAAGAGACCCTGTAAGTACATAGCAGAGCTGGCCAACTCCTGAGCTCTTACTTTGTACAGGCTCTAAGCCAGGACACACAGTCAGTCCTCACACAGCCCAAAGCCGCTAGCCCGTGAGCCACACCCATTGCTTTGGCCTATCTGTTTCTTACGCTATGTGAGGATTGAGCTGGGCAAATTGTTATTTGTGCTTCCTCGTCACCAAGCACAGCCCAAAGGCAGACGACAGATGCCCTCACACACAATTCCTCTTGGAACAAGGAAGCAGGGGTTACATACTGAGGTCTGCAGGCTTACTGGCCTGTTTGCCCAGTTCTCAGCTATCTGTTCCTATAAAGGAATCCAGCACATAGTAGCGTCTTTGTACTTTCTGGGTGACAGAGTAAATCATGTGCCCTAGGGGACAGCCATCATTCGTAGTGTACAATAATAACATCTTCACAACCACCTACTGTATCAGAGATACCCAGagtacccattttacagatgaagaaactaaggctTAGGGACGTGAACATCATTCCCAGATGCTCATAGCCAGTAAGTGTCATCTATGTGACCAAATCCCATGTAAATAACAAGAAAACCGGTTCTTAGGGCACACTCAGGCACCGACAGCTCTCAAAGTCCCACTCACCTGCATATGGGAATGGCCGGCACCAACTGCTTGGGCCAGGTGGGTGGTACCAGCAGGATGGACTCTGGAGCAgaattcctcctctcctcctgctcacaTGGCCCCAGGAACTCCACAGTAGGGTAGATGTGGCGGGCCAGGCCCGCCTTGGAGGGGGCAGTGGACACGGGTGTCGGATCAGGACTGGTCTTCCATATTTTGGAGGGGATCCCGCAGGGCGAGTCGGTGGCCAGGGTGTTGAGGGCATCCATGAGAGCAGAGGAGCCGGTCGTGGGGGGGTACCCAGCGGGGATGCCGTCGTCCTGCGGTGCCACGTGAGGCGAGGGCTGTGGAGAGGGGCTCCGGGAGCGCTGGGGTGAGGCTGCGGGCAGAGGGGCAACCAAGGCCTCTGCGCACGAATGCCTCCGCTTGGCACCGGGTGAGGAGGAGCGGGACGCCGGACGGGGCACGGGCGAGTGTCGGCCCAGGCAGCTGTCCTCGGCGAGGCTGGTTCGAGGTGACATTATTGGAGAGGTTCTGGGGGAATAATGAGCAGGGATGTTTTGAAACTGGGGACACAGGTCGTCGGGCCCGGCGTTATTGGGTGAGACGCAGGGCGAGGTGTAAGGGGAGAAGGTGTCAGAAATGAAGCTGGCAGAGGAGCCGCTGCTAGCGGGGCTCAAGCAAAGCGGCTCGCGGTAGCCCTCGTAGCCAGGCACGGGCAGCGTGAACCTCGGGCTGGCGGCCACGCCggccagggccagggctggcTGCTCAGGGGACAGGCCGGCGTCTCTCCCACGGAGGGCCCCCCCTGCCTGCATCAGTTCGTGGGATGGAGTGATCTCGATCCGAGGGCTCGGGCCCGAAGCCCCTGCTGGCTTGGCCGGGCTCAGAAAGTTCTGGAACCCTATACTATCCGGCTCTCCGAACCGGCCAGGGGGCTCGCCAGAGAGACTGGCGAGGGGGTTGCATGGCTTGAGGCCATAGTCCAGGACATCATCCGGGTATGCGAGTCCAGGGGGTGAGCTGATAGCCTTATGTGCGATCGGTTCttctggaaagagaagggggagggggtcttTAAGCCTCTAAAACAAAACTGGGGTGTGGAGTCACAGTCATGGGTGGGCGGGGTCTCCTGCCACTGGTTAATTTTAATACCCCACTATGCCAAACCCTGAGCTTGCCACAAGGGAAGCCACTTGGTCCCAAATCCCCTCAAAAGAGTCCAGAACCACAAGCGTCGGCTACGCTTAGCAAGCTGAAGTGTGGAAGATAAACTGGCCCAAGAGTCTCTAAGCTGAAGGCTAAAATCACCTCAGAAAGAAactttaggggctggtgagatggttcagtccAGCAACTGCCTGCCACGTGAATATGAGGTTTGATCCCAGAGCCTACGTAAACATcaggagggaggtggagacagggatccccagagctcattgGCCAAATATGGTAGCCAAATCAGCtacaggttcagggagagaccctgtcataAAAAACAAGGTGGTGAGCATTTGAGGGAGACACCTGATATCAACCTCCGGTTTCCATGTGCACGCATACATACGCACAGGCACAGCCATATATACACGTGCCTGCATCAGTGTGCCTATGCACGCAGGCACAGAGAAAAGACGCTGGAGTGGGTTTGATATCTCCCATAGCTCACGGGACCACAGACCCCCAGCTGAACGAAGCGTACCCCAGCTGGGTATCTTACACTCCGAGTCTCCCTCCCAAATGAGGGTATTTCACGGCAGTGTGGGTCACGACCCCATTATTAGAATCTGTTAACTCCCCAGAGCTACCGTTGGCCTTCTCGTTTCACAGGCATGACGTGGCCTCAGGATACAGAGGGACAACATGGTCTCTGGGATCCATGAGTCTGCGTTCGAGATGTCCACTACCCAAGTGTGAGACGCTTTCTAGAACCGGGATTCCCTGCTCATTCCTGTCCCTTTATAGATATGGCCCAGGAGGGGACAAGAGTCCCCAAAGACACAAAATTTGCAGACTCAGAAGTCCTTCAAAGGATTCATTTGATCCCCCAAAGTCAGGATCATGGTTGCAGAGCCCGCAAACCATTAAGAGGAGGGATATAGGGTGacctaaatacatttttaatagcaGCGGCCATTTTGAGTCTCTGCTGTCCCATCTCAAGGGCCCACCACAGATGAGAGGGTCACTCCAACAGATTGTTACTCTGTCACCTCATTCTGTCCCTTGAACCCCAAGCCTGACCCCTTACATTCCTCACGAGTCACCAAGGGATGTTAATTCCCACCACCCAACACCAACTCTTTCTCCAAGGCCCCACTTCTGTGATGACGCAGCCTCGGCTCCTCAACTCTCACGGCTCCTACCCCAGCCACCAGCAAATCCTGACCTCTCTGCTCTCACGTCACAAACCAGCATCTACACTCCCTGCACTCAGTCTGCCTTGAGCGAAGCCTTCCCCCCGCCTCTGACCAATGTCCACTCTGGAAACTGTCCTTCCGTGCTTCCTCTGATCCTTCAGGTTGGTCATCATGGGCCCTGTCTGTCCCCATCACCAGCCTGGGTCCCCATTCCACCTGTGTCCAGTGTCCCCCCAGACagctcagagacagccccactgCATGCTTTTCAAGCCCTTCCTGCTCAGGGTTCTTGGGGaagctcttccctctcccttcgaGATCTTCCTGGGAACGAATGCTTCCCTTCAGTGCATCTGCTCTAACAATAGCTTCATAGATTGCCCAGCCCTCCCTTACCCCCCCCAGCAGATCTTCTCCAAACCCCCTTCCACCACCTTTCCGTTGTACCCAGTACCAGATCATACcacatctgatacatatgtgtgtttagtAAACATGTCCTGCTAAAGAAGGGCCAGGCAAGCCACACCCCAAGGGCCCGTATTTTATCTGCTGATAAAGTGATTGGTACACAGCCATGTCTATTCATTCCTGGTGCTTGCTTCTTCGCTGGAAAAGGAGAGCTTAGAGTTCTGGCAGGGTCTATATGAGCCACAAGTCTTAAAATATTTACCCTCTGGCTCTTTATGGGTGTGTTGGTAGTTCTACTCCCAGTTCTGAGCTTGGGTTCACATCCGCCGTGGGTCGCCATTGTTTGCCAGGCACCCACCACAGTTCCTGGCACTTACAGCCCACCACAAACCTAGAAGATTGATAAAAGACTCATACCCGGCCGGTGTCCTGCAGACCAGGAATGGGGTCTCCTACTCTGGGGACCTGGGGTGGACACTCTGGTGATCCTtggcctctgtgtaccttctcTAAGGTCAGCTTAGCTAAACTGACCTCAACATGCCCAGGTGGTGCCCCTGCTCCAGATGAGGGCTCCCAGAGGGCTGCTCACCGCTCTTAACATGAAAACAAATGACCTCGCTTAGGCCAGCATGGCTGGGGTCTGTTCTGGCAACCCGCAGCCTCTCCCCTCTAGGGGAAGCACCCACTTCCTCCTGGCCTTGGCAgtttcttttccctctgcctctccagctccattcACCCACAAGCTCTGACACTGTCCCTTAAACAGCTCACGTCCCCTCAGGGGCTCTACAGCCTGTATGTCCCCAATTCTACCGAAGCAACAGTGGTATCAGCTAGTGATTAGCAAGGCTGCCTGTCACCTGACCAGATATGCCATGAGGACTCTCCTAAGTCCTACTGAGCCTCTATTGCCTGGATAGAAGCTGGTAGCCCCTCCACAGAAGAATGCCAGCATTCTTCAGTAAAGAAACGTGTCCCATGAAAAATCACATGGGACCCTGACAACACTCCTCCTCCAACATGTCACCATCTGACCTACAAGGCAGAGGGCATCATCTGTAGAGAGGGCAACTGCATAGGTAACATCCGTCAAAATCCCAAatgcactgggcatggtggcacatgcctttaatcccagcacttgggaggcagaggcaggcggatttctgagttggaggccagcctggtctacaaagtgagttccaggacagctagggctatacagagaaaccctgtctcaaaaaaccaaaaaagaaaaaaaaaaatcctaaatgcATCCCCGAGCTCTTGCACCACTCTCAGAAATGCATCCTATGTGGACGCTCACATCTGTAGGAGAGGAGCGAGGGGTAGGTTAGTTGTCGGCAGCCCTGGGGCTGGTGGAAGCTCTGGTTCATTCTGACCGTGACCTACAAAAGTCCTTCTGCACCAAGCAGCAGTAACCACTGAGATTCAGTAGTAAAGAAAGggcaaggggctagagagatggctcagtggttaagagcactgactgatcttccaaaggtcctgagttcaaatcccagcaaccacatggtggctcacaaccatccgtaatgagatctgatgccctcttctggggcgtctgaagacagctacagtgtacttacatataataaataagtttaaaatggGGGGGGCAAGGCGGACACAAGATGCGTTATCTGAAAGAGGAGGGGGCACACACATGTGGGgagatgtgcacatgtgtatgtgtgcacacctaGGCACACacaaggccagaggaggatgtcaggCGTCCTACCccctcactctccaccttattcccttCAAGTCAGGATCTCTCGCTGAACTTTGAACCAGTGTGGTGGTCAGCAAGtgccagcaatcctcctgtttgcCTAACAGCATTGGAGTTACAGGAGCGTGTAGCCACActcacccactgggccatctccgcAGCCCTCTTAAAAGGAGACCTTTTGGTTTCTGTATcatgcagagaaaacaaacttAATTTCGCAAACATGATTAGCCTCTGTGGGGCATGTTGGGGGAGGTGGAGGTGACTTAGAACATGACATGTGACAACAGAACTCTGCTGACTGGGCTGGAAACAGAACCTAGCCTCGCTCTGCTGCTAAGTGGCTACAGCACAGCAGAAGAAAAGTCCCCACCCACTACGGGCCCCACAGTCTCTCTCAGAACGACAGAGGAAAAGCTCGTCTGTGTCTTTGGCGCTTTGATTTTCTAGCTCGGGTCTGCAGGGCTGGAGTTTATGTGGCACACAGGGTGAAGGTATGTCTGAACCTGAGCTGGTgctgcatgcgtgcgtgtgcacacatgccactTCCCGACAGATAGCACGGCACAGATGTCTAACCGGGGAGCCAGTGAGCATCAAAGGCACGTACAGTGATGTTCTGAGCACACATTCTCTATAAACGGACCAAACCAGACACCAGCCCTGTACAGAGATCCCAGCCACATTCAAACTCTGGGTCTCAGAAAGCAATCTAGAACTGTAGCCATCGTGGACGCACATCATGGGGTGTGGCAGTGCccataagcccagcacttggaggctgaggcaggagaaatgcTGTGAATTCAGAGACAGCTGGGACAACAGAGTAGGGCCCTGTCTTAAGAAACCactccaaatacacacacacacacacacaaacacgggtacacacatgggcatacacacacacacacacacacgggtacacacatgggcatacacacacacacacaaacacgggtacacacatgggcatacacacacacacaaacacgggtACATACatggacatatacacacacacacactgccacacacacaaacatgggacacacaacacaacacacacatacacacatgggtctcacacacacacacacacacacacacacacagcctcagagCCCCAAGGAGCAGCCAGACCACTGAGCCTACTACTGCAATGTTTCCACTGGTTTAATCCACCCTGGTggcagctttctttccttcttttccccctctTGTCTCTCTCCAAGTCTATAAATGTTTAACAGCAAGCAGGGCTGTGAAGGCAACGAAGAGCCTTTGCTTTCTCGGGGATCTGACAGCGACTCTCACAGAGGGCAAGCCATTACGATCCTCCAGTCAGTGGCCGGGACCCTCACTCTTGGGCTCTTTGGAAACAGCCCATGTGCCTGCTGGGCCTTAGTGCCTCACCTGCCCATAGCCCAGATGGAAGCCAGCACAGCTCAGAACCACACCTCCAGGGCAGTTTTCTCAGGAGGGTTTCCATTAGCCTATTTGCATAGCTTGGCTCCAGGCAGCCTTGCTAGTAAACATCACGTATTCACTGTGCCTGTTCCACTCCACtctcaccttttctttttaaagtgtgtgtgtgtgtgtgtgtgtgtgtgtgtgtgtgtgtgtgtgtgtgtgttcacagaggccaggagagaggccATCAGAGAACCCCTGACGCTCGAGTTTCAAACAGTTGTGAGCTAGCAGACATGAATGCTatggtcctctggaacagcagcaagtgatcttaactgctgagctatctgtcCAGCTCCAcgtcttaatttttctttgaaaggaaTGGTTTATGACACTcgaggaagttgaggcaggagcatcactcAGTTCAGAGCctgcctgaactacagagtgagttcaaggccagcatgaacAGTTTAGCAAGACCATGTGTAAGAGGGCCAGGGATGAGCTCAGTAGCAGAATACTTCCATATATGAGGCTGTCTCATCTGCAGTGCTACCtaggagcaggtgtgtgtgtgtgtgtgtgtgtgtgtgtgtgtgtgtgtgtgtgtgactacatTCAAGTGGACCATCTGGACAGAGGCTCTAAGCCTGCATTtcatccccactctctcctcctacttcattttctttgaggtATAATTTGTGTGGCGGGCAGAGGTGAACGGGTTTTGTCAAACACTAAACATCTTAGTTTGCCAGCACCATCGAGATAGGTGTAGGTTCTGTGGCCCTGCACAGTGTGCCCATGTTAAGGCACACAGGCAGCATAGGGAAACCCAGGACTTAGGAAGGCACTCAAGGGCTGGGAGCACTCCACTGAGACACCACTCCTACcaactcaaagagaaaacagtatCTAGACAAAGAgagcctgaggctggagagatggctcactggttaagagcactgactgttcttccagaggacccaggttcgattctcagcacccacatggcagctcataaccactcTGTAACTCTAGACCCAGGGGGTCAGATACCCTCTTCTAATCTCCAAAGACACCAGGATCACACATGGTGCacagccatgcatgcaggcaaacacccgtatatacaaaaatcaataaataaaactgtaaagaGGAGACAGCTCTCTCTATGTACCATGCACTCATGGTGGGCTACTTCCATGTCACCTACCATGAGAGATG
The DNA window shown above is from Mus pahari chromosome 3, PAHARI_EIJ_v1.1, whole genome shotgun sequence and carries:
- the Nfatc2 gene encoding nuclear factor of activated T-cells, cytoplasmic 2 isoform X6; this encodes MDAPEPQPDPDGGDGPGHEPGGSPQDELDFSILFDYDYLNPIEEEPIAHKAISSPPGLAYPDDVLDYGLKPCNPLASLSGEPPGRFGEPDSIGFQNFLSPAKPAGASGPSPRIEITPSHELMQAGGALRGRDAGLSPEQPALALAGVAASPRFTLPVPGYEGYREPLCLSPASSGSSASFISDTFSPYTSPCVSPNNAGPDDLCPQFQNIPAHYSPRTSPIMSPRTSLAEDSCLGRHSPVPRPASRSSSPGAKRRHSCAEALVAPLPAASPQRSRSPSPQPSPHVAPQDDGIPAGYPPTTGSSALMDALNTLATDSPCGIPSKIWKTSPDPTPVSTAPSKAGLARHIYPTVEFLGPCEQEERRNSAPESILLVPPTWPKQLVPAIPICSIPVTASLPPLEWPLSNQSGSYELRIEVQPKPHHRAHYETEGSRGAVKAPTGGHPVVQLHGYMENKPLGLQIFIGTADERILKPHAFYQVHRITGKTVTTTSYEKIVGNTKVLEIPLEPKNNMRATIDCAGILKLRNADIELRKGETDIGRKNTRVRLVFRVHVPEPSGRIVSLQAASNPIECSQRSAHELPMVERQDMDSCLVYGGQQMILTGQNFTAESKVVFMEKTTGPAGTCETRPLPIPLISADRLSPWLSRLQRNPPGSVFRCSVLLPAPGSSLVLLAL
- the Nfatc2 gene encoding nuclear factor of activated T-cells, cytoplasmic 2 isoform X7; the protein is MQRPALRRPGPRQPLRTMGSADREEPIAHKAISSPPGLAYPDDVLDYGLKPCNPLASLSGEPPGRFGEPDSIGFQNFLSPAKPAGASGPSPRIEITPSHELMQAGGALRGRDAGLSPEQPALALAGVAASPRFTLPVPGYEGYREPLCLSPASSGSSASFISDTFSPYTSPCVSPNNAGPDDLCPQFQNIPAHYSPRTSPIMSPRTSLAEDSCLGRHSPVPRPASRSSSPGAKRRHSCAEALVAPLPAASPQRSRSPSPQPSPHVAPQDDGIPAGYPPTTGSSALMDALNTLATDSPCGIPSKIWKTSPDPTPVSTAPSKAGLARHIYPTVEFLGPCEQEERRNSAPESILLVPPTWPKQLVPAIPICSIPVTASLPPLEWPLSNQSGSYELRIEVQPKPHHRAHYETEGSRGAVKAPTGGHPVVQLHGYMENKPLGLQIFIGTADERILKPHAFYQVHRITGKTVTTTSYEKIVGNTKVLEIPLEPKNNMRATIDCAGILKLRNADIELRKGETDIGRKNTRVRLVFRVHVPEPSGRIVSLQAASNPIECSQRSAHELPMVERQDMDSCLVYGGQQMILTGQNFTAESKVVFMEKTTGPAGTCETRPLPIPLISADRLSPWLSRLQRNPPGSVFRCSVLLPAPGSSLVLLAL